A genomic region of Trichothermofontia sichuanensis B231 contains the following coding sequences:
- a CDS encoding serine/threonine-protein kinase, whose amino-acid sequence MDALTPSERPASVPLGQHDGVSYCINPHCRQMQAIAAGEVCRSCGTSLLVHGKYRLIRSLRAMNPFATTEIFEVESWPDRTRKVMKVLKDTDPQTIERFEREALALQWLDHPGIPKSELGDNFTVEVPATGEVLHCLVMEKIAGENLETWVKQHGPIDQKTAIAWLKQLLEVLEVLHENQFFHRDIKPSNIMRRPDGQLVLIDFGSVRTLTTTYLVSVHARAVTTSLSVGYTPQEQLDGQAVPQSDLFALGRTFVYLLTGLHPADIPYKTTNNQLLWRDQAPQISPALKDLIDELMALRPTDRPASAAVVHRRLSANDLRLTDIKLFFNSRKFKLGATLLLGLGILTLAAYKISLPFLGRHYFDLAQEALKNNQLDRAEKYYQKAKNYNPNDSRIYNNLGFICQQRQDRVCAEAMYAKSLELDPNDLITQYNIAELNAEAGNLQKAKEQYRSIIQSPSQTNNVLVVTAMNNLARLEVIDGNLEEAISLASKGLKKATTDLDKAILYKNRGWAYYLQGNYELAIADLELSIKRASDRADAYCLLAQILQEEGNQQASSLWKDCLKYGSPNEDLEVKLWKNLARKFLNIQEAKDEG is encoded by the coding sequence ATGGATGCACTTACGCCATCGGAACGGCCTGCCTCTGTCCCTTTGGGTCAGCATGATGGAGTAAGTTATTGTATCAACCCTCACTGTCGCCAGATGCAAGCGATCGCGGCGGGAGAGGTTTGCCGCTCTTGTGGCACCTCTCTCCTTGTGCATGGCAAATATCGACTTATCCGCTCTTTGCGAGCCATGAATCCGTTCGCTACGACGGAGATTTTCGAGGTTGAAAGTTGGCCCGATCGCACCCGGAAAGTGATGAAGGTGTTGAAAGACACCGATCCCCAGACGATCGAGCGATTTGAGCGAGAAGCGTTGGCGCTGCAGTGGTTAGATCATCCCGGTATCCCCAAGTCAGAACTGGGGGACAATTTTACGGTTGAGGTGCCAGCCACGGGGGAAGTCCTGCACTGTCTGGTAATGGAAAAAATTGCGGGGGAGAATTTAGAGACCTGGGTGAAGCAGCACGGACCCATTGATCAGAAGACGGCGATCGCCTGGTTGAAACAACTCCTGGAAGTGCTGGAGGTTCTCCACGAAAATCAATTTTTCCACCGGGATATTAAGCCCTCCAATATTATGCGTCGGCCCGATGGGCAGCTTGTCCTGATCGATTTTGGCAGTGTGCGGACGCTCACAACGACCTATCTGGTCTCGGTTCATGCGCGGGCGGTGACCACGTCTCTCTCTGTGGGGTACACGCCCCAGGAACAATTGGATGGGCAAGCAGTGCCCCAGTCTGATTTATTTGCGTTGGGACGAACATTTGTTTACCTATTAACGGGGCTTCATCCTGCCGATATTCCCTACAAAACGACCAACAATCAGCTATTGTGGCGTGATCAGGCTCCCCAAATCTCCCCAGCGCTGAAGGATCTGATTGATGAACTCATGGCTCTCAGACCCACCGATCGGCCCGCCAGTGCAGCGGTTGTGCATCGCCGTTTATCCGCTAACGACCTACGCCTCACGGATATTAAGCTATTTTTCAACTCGCGCAAATTCAAGCTAGGAGCAACCTTACTATTAGGACTGGGTATACTCACACTAGCCGCTTATAAAATCTCATTACCTTTCTTAGGTAGACATTACTTTGATTTAGCGCAAGAAGCTCTCAAAAATAACCAACTGGATAGGGCAGAGAAATACTATCAAAAAGCCAAAAACTATAATCCCAATGATTCTAGAATTTATAATAACCTTGGTTTTATCTGTCAACAGCGACAAGATCGAGTTTGTGCTGAGGCGATGTATGCAAAGTCATTGGAGTTAGACCCCAATGATCTGATCACCCAGTATAATATCGCTGAACTCAATGCTGAAGCTGGAAACTTGCAGAAAGCCAAGGAACAATATCGCTCAATTATCCAGTCTCCGTCCCAAACTAATAATGTGCTCGTAGTCACGGCTATGAATAATTTGGCACGGCTAGAGGTCATAGATGGTAACCTTGAGGAAGCAATATCTCTAGCATCAAAAGGATTGAAAAAGGCTACTACTGATCTTGATAAAGCAATACTTTACAAAAATCGTGGTTGGGCCTATTATTTGCAAGGAAATTATGAACTAGCGATCGCCGACTTAGAATTATCGATAAAACGAGCTAGCGATCGAGCAGACGCGTATTGTCTTTTAGCCCAAATTCTGCAAGAGGAAGGTAACCAGCAAGCATCGAGTTTATGGAAAGATTGTTTAAAGTATGGTTCCCCCAACGAAGATTTAGAAGTTAAGCTTTGGAAGAATCTTGCTAGGAAGTTCCTGAATATCCAGGAGGCAAAAGATGAAGGCTAA